A window of Variovorax sp. HW608 genomic DNA:
GACAAGCTCTTCGGCGATCGCTTCGATGCGCTGGTGAACTCGCTCGAGATCGGCAAGCGCCCGCGCGGCGGCACCGGTGGCGCCGGCAGCGGTGGCCACGGCGGCGGACGCCGGCCGCGTCACCTGCACTGACTTGAGCCTTTTCCCCCAGTCAGCCCTGCAGCCGGGCGTTCGCAAGCGTGAAGTGTTCGGCTGGGCGATGTACGACTTCGCCAACTCGGGCTACACCACCGTGGTCATCACCGCGGTGTTCGCCGCCTATTTCGTCGGCGGCATCGCCCAGGGGGCGCCCTGGGGCGCCTTCGCATGGACCCTGGCGCTCAGCGTCTCGTATGCGCTCGTGATGGTGACGATGCCCGCGATCGGCGCCTGGGCCGATCTTCATGCCGCCAAGAAGCGCGTGCTCTTCCTGGCTACCGCGGGCTGCGTGGCCGGCACTGCGGCGCTGGCCTTCACGCCGCGCGTCGACGGCTTCAGCGGCGTGGTCGTCGCGATGGCGCTGGTGATCATCTCCAACACCTTCTACTCCTATGGCGAGTCGCTGACCGGGGCGTTCCTGCCCGAACTGGCGACCGCCGACGGCATGGGAAGGGTCAGTGGCTGGGGCTGGGGTTTCGGCTACATCGGCGGCATGCTCGCGCTCGGACTGTGCCTCGCCTACGTGCTGTGGGCACAGAGCCGCGGACTGCCGGCTGCCCACTTCGTGCCGGTGACGATGCTCATCACGGCGGCGCTCTATGGCGTCGCGGCGTGCGCAACCTTCATCCTCCTTCCGGAACGCGCGGTGCCGCAGGCGGGCGCCGAGGCGTCGAGCGCGTGGCAGCAGTTGCGCAGCACCTTCGTGGAAGCCCGCAAGTACCGCGACTTCACGTGGCTGCTGGCCTGCACGGTGTCCTACCAGGGCGGCGTCGCGGTCGCCATCACGCTGGCGGCGATCTATGCGGAGCAGGTGATCGGGTTCGTCCCGAACGAAACCATGATCCTGATCTTCGTCCTGAACATCGCTGCGGCGCTCGGAGCCTTCGTCTTCGGCTATTGGCAGGACCGGATCGGACACCGGCGTTCGCTGGCCGGAACGCTGGTCGCCTGGATCGCCGTCTGCGTGATCGCGGCATCGGTGACGACCAAGGGCGGCTTCTGGTGGGCCGCATCGATCGCCGGCCTGGCGATGGGCTCCAGCCAATCGGCAGGCCGTGCCATGACGGGTGTCCTGGCGCCTCCGG
This region includes:
- a CDS encoding MFS transporter, producing the protein MSLFPQSALQPGVRKREVFGWAMYDFANSGYTTVVITAVFAAYFVGGIAQGAPWGAFAWTLALSVSYALVMVTMPAIGAWADLHAAKKRVLFLATAGCVAGTAALAFTPRVDGFSGVVVAMALVIISNTFYSYGESLTGAFLPELATADGMGRVSGWGWGFGYIGGMLALGLCLAYVLWAQSRGLPAAHFVPVTMLITAALYGVAACATFILLPERAVPQAGAEASSAWQQLRSTFVEARKYRDFTWLLACTVSYQGGVAVAITLAAIYAEQVIGFVPNETMILIFVLNIAAALGAFVFGYWQDRIGHRRSLAGTLVAWIAVCVIAASVTTKGGFWWAASIAGLAMGSSQSAGRAMTGVLAPPGQLAEFFGLWTFATRLASIIGPLSYGVITWMTGGNQRIAILATALLFAAGLLMLLPIDMRRGREAALRA